The Candidatus Goldiibacteriota bacterium HGW-Goldbacteria-1 sequence CCTTATTCTTGACAGGCTTTCCACCTTCCTTGAAAAGGGTGAAGCTTTAACTAAAAAGATAAAAGGGGCAATGACATACCCGGCGACAATTCTTGTCATAGCGCTTGCGATAACGGTTATTCTTATGGTAAAGGTTGTTCCGTCTTTTTCTATGATATTTGAAAGCTTCGGCGGAAACCTTCCGGCGCCCACTCAGTTTCTTCTGAATTTCTCCAATTTTGAACAGAAATACGTCCTTCATGAAATCATAGGGGTGGCATTGTTAGTGGTAATATTTATTGTCACTAAAAAGACAGTAAAAGGCGCTTTTTTTATAGATTCAGTGATTTTAAAAATGCCTGTTTTTGGGCCTTTGACAAAAAAAGCCACAGTTGCAAGGTTTTCAAGGACGCTTGGCACGCTTTTAAAAAGCGGTGTCAGCATCCTGGACGCCATTGAAACGGTCGCGCGCGCCGCGGGAAATAAAGTAATTGAAAAAGCACTTATGGATGTCAGGGCTGCGGTCAGGGAAGGGCAAAGTTTAACAGACCCCATGAAAGCCACTAAATTGTTCCCTTCTATGGTTGTACAGATGGTCTCGGTAGGCGAAGAAACCGGTGCTTTAGACGATATGTTATTAAGAATGGCAAATTTTTATGATGAAGAAGTAGATAACGCCGTTGACAGCATGATGGCAATGATAGAGCCCTTAATAATGGCGTTTTTAGGTGTGGTTGTAGGTGGGATGGTTATAGCCATGTTCCTGCCTATGTTCTCTATGGGAAGCATGGTCGGGTAGCTATACAAAAAAACATACAAAAAAACTTGACAAAATAAAAAAGAAACAGTATACTTGTTATAGAAAGAAGAAGTAAAAAAATTAAAAGGAGGTGAACGTAGATGAAGAAACAGAATGGTTTTACGCTTATCGAGTTGATGATCGTTGTTGCGATCATCGGTATCTTGTCTGCAGTTGCAATCCCGAAGTTCTCTGACATGTTGGAAAAATCAAGAGAAGGCGCAACAAAGGGAAACGTTGGAGCCATAAAGTCAGCGGTATCAATTTATTATGGTGACAATCAGGGTCAATTCCCGGAAGATCTTGATACAGCCCCGGATAAATTTGGAGCGTATCTTGACAGAATGCCCCCGGTTAAGGTAAAAGGTCAGCACAATCCGAACCCGCTTAAGGGAACCGTTATTACTGTTACTGTAGATACAGAAAAAGCATTGGCTACAAAGTCGGATAATATTGGTTTAGACACAGACGGTTGGAGATATAACAACAAGTCAGGCGATGTTTGGCTTAACAATGCGCAGCCGGATACAAAAGGTGTTACTTACTCGATTTACGGTTACGAATAACAGTTATGTAAAAAAAAGCCGCGGCTTAACTGCCGCGGCTTTTTTTATTTTCAAATTTAAAATTGGGGGTTTAATGAACTCTGAAATTATATTCGCCGGAACAGTGCTTATTATATTTATATACGGCGCTGTTATAGGCAGTTTTCTGAATGTATGTATATACAGGATTCCCGAAAACAAATCCATTGTTTCGCCGCCTTCCGCGTGCCCTGAATGTGGAAATTTCATCAAATGGTATGATAATATCCCTATTTTAAGTTATTTTATACTTGGAAGAAAATGCAGGTTTTGCGGGGAAAAGATATCAGGCAGATACCCAATAATTGAATTTATGACGGGTTTACTGTTTGTTTTATTTTTTATTAAGTTTGGGGTTGAAAAAAACTATTTTTTCTATATAATAATGGTAGGTTATCTTATAACGTTAGCATTAATAGATATTGACAGAAAAATTGTACCTGATGGTATTTTGAAGTATATGTGCATAACCGGTGCGGTTTTTTCAGTCTTTAAGTTTGGCGGAATTAACCTGTTTGAAGGCATTATAGGTGCAACGGCAGGCGGCACGCTTCTGCTTATATTGAACTACTTTACTAACGGAAAGATAGGGGAAGGTGATATTAAGCTTGCAGCAGTGCTGGGTATGTGTGTCGGGGCTGCGGCGGTATTTGATATAATTTTCTACTCTTTCATAGTTGGCGGTTTTGTGGCAGTGTTCTTGTTGGTTACGGGAAAGAATGGAAGAAAGGACGAAATTGCTTTTGTGCCTTTTATCGCCGCGGGTTTTATTTTAAAATACCTGCTGGCGTAAAAAATTTAGGGAGAGAAAATGGCGCTTGATATGTTTTCCAAAGGGATTGTCGGGCTTGATATCGGCAGTTCCAGCATTAAAGCGATCAAACTTAAGAAAAATAAAGACGGCTATGAATTAACGGGCGCCGAAATAATAAACCTTTCATCTGATTCCGTAGAAGACCTTGATCCGGAAGCCAAACATACCCTTTATGTGAACACACTTAAAAAAATATTAAAACAGAAAAATATTGCCGGCAGCAAAGTGATAACAGCTATTCCCGGTGATTCCGCAATTATACGTTATATTAAAGTTCCGTATATGTCCGCCGAAGAACTAAAAAATATGATTCCGTATGAATCAGAGCAGTATATTCCGCTTAGTATGGACCAGGTGGTATTTGACTATCAGGTACTGTCTGAAATAGAGGAAGAAAGTCAGAAAAAAATGGAAGTGCTTTTAGTGGCCGTAAAGAATGACATTATGGGCCAGCACATGCAGATGTTAAAAGAGGCGGGCGTGGTGCCTGCCGCAATTGAAGTGGATTCTTTTTCGCTGTGCAATGCGTATGACCTTAATTCAGCGGATCAGTCAGAAGGCGGGATAAAAGCGGACACGGTGGCGCTTATCAATATGGGTTCAAAGCTTACCACAATTACCATAACCGAAAACAACATACCGCACCTGTCAAGGGATGTGGGAATAGGCGGAAACAGCCTGACTAAAGAAATACAAAGGGATTTTAATATAAGTTTCGCGCAGGCGGAAGAACTTAAAAAACAGCAGGCAGTCATAATGGTTGAAAGCGAAGAACTTCTTTTAAGTTCAATGCCGGGCGGCGAAGATGACAAATCGTCAAGGATATTTGAAGCCATAACGCCGGCGTTAAATAAAATGCTTAATGATATCAGAAGGGCCTTTGATTATTATGAAAGCACGGTAAAAAGAAAACCGGTGCAAAAGATTCTTTTAAGCGGCGGCACTTCAAAGATAAAAAACATAGACAGGTTTTTATCAGAACGCCTTGGTATACCTGTAGAGATAAATTATCCTTTTAAGAACGTCAACATAAGTTCAAAGAATTTTGACTTTGATTACCTTAGGGCCAACGCGGTGCATTTTAATGTCGCGCTTGGGCTGGCTTTAAGAGCGGCGGATAAGATATGATAGAGATAAACCTTCTTCCGGCCAAGGTAAAAAAAGCAAAAAAAATGCAGATATTTTATGCGCTGGGCATATTAATAGCCGGGTTTGTGGTGATTGGGCTTGTGGGCGTAGTGGTTGCACAGAGCAATAAAATAAAAGAGACAGACAAAAAGATAAAAAAAATAGAGGCGGAATCCGCGGCGCTTCAGGATAAAATTGAAGAGGTAAAAAAATTCAATGCGCTGGAAGAAGCCCTGACAAAGAAAAGAAAAGTGGTGGAAACCCTTCTTATTAATCAGGCGGCGTGGGTTAAGCTGCTTGACATGCTTGCCGAAAAGATTTATCCCGATATGTGGCTTGTGGAAGTCTCACACGACAAAGAAAAAGCAGAAGGCATACAGGTCAGGGTTGCGGGCTATGCTTCTTCGCGCGCGGTGCTTGCGGATTTTGTAAGGCGCCTGGAAGAAGAAGAATCGATATCGGCAATAGGCATTTCAAAAATAGACATAACAGACAAGTACGGCGCTGGCTGGGTGGGATTCGAATTTAATTTTATATTTGCCACCGGCGCTGTAAAGCCAAAGCAGGGGTAAAATATGGATGTTTTAAAAATGGTTAAAGGCATAAAACTTACACAGAAGCAGCAGACCACAATAGCGGTTGCGGTAATTCTTACAGGGTTAACCGGCTATGCTTACTGGAATTACCTTTACAGC is a genomic window containing:
- a CDS encoding pilus assembly protein PilC; amino-acid sequence: MATYSYKAKTPDGRVIDGVIEAENDEQLSAKMRSQKLVVVSFTKQSGGLMSLFKMGPRVSTSTIAIFSRQFATMITAGLPVLQALNIQVEQMEDKVFKDVLTKVRDDIGGGANLSDAMSKFPGVFNTLYCSMIKAGELSGSLDLILDRLSTFLEKGEALTKKIKGAMTYPATILVIALAITVILMVKVVPSFSMIFESFGGNLPAPTQFLLNFSNFEQKYVLHEIIGVALLVVIFIVTKKTVKGAFFIDSVILKMPVFGPLTKKATVARFSRTLGTLLKSGVSILDAIETVARAAGNKVIEKALMDVRAAVREGQSLTDPMKATKLFPSMVVQMVSVGEETGALDDMLLRMANFYDEEVDNAVDSMMAMIEPLIMAFLGVVVGGMVIAMFLPMFSMGSMVG
- a CDS encoding prepilin peptidase, with product MFGLTMRSRIQKVLLTRFTVTNNSYVKKSRGLTAAAFFIFKFKIGGLMNSEIIFAGTVLIIFIYGAVIGSFLNVCIYRIPENKSIVSPPSACPECGNFIKWYDNIPILSYFILGRKCRFCGEKISGRYPIIEFMTGLLFVLFFIKFGVEKNYFFYIIMVGYLITLALIDIDRKIVPDGILKYMCITGAVFSVFKFGGINLFEGIIGATAGGTLLLILNYFTNGKIGEGDIKLAAVLGMCVGAAAVFDIIFYSFIVGGFVAVFLLVTGKNGRKDEIAFVPFIAAGFILKYLLA